A genomic window from Streptomyces broussonetiae includes:
- a CDS encoding dihydrodipicolinate synthase family protein: protein MTHPENRPWRGVLVATALPLRDDLSVDHDRYAEHCAWLVANGCDGVVPNGSLGEYQVLTPEERARVVETAVAAVGGARVMPGVAAYGSAEARRWAEQAGAAGCASVMLLPPNAYRADDRSVLAHYAEVARSGLPVVAYNNPIDTKVDLVPELLARLHGEGHIHGVKEFSGDVRRAYRIAELAPDLDLLTGADDVLLELTVAGAKGWVAGYPNALPRASVQLYRAAVAGDLATALPLYRQLHPLLRWDSRVEFVQAIKLSMDVVGRYGGPVRPPRVPLLPEQEAAVRAATEKAVAAGLV, encoded by the coding sequence ATGACCCACCCGGAGAACCGCCCCTGGCGCGGCGTCCTCGTCGCCACCGCGCTCCCCCTGCGCGACGACCTCTCGGTCGACCACGACCGCTACGCCGAGCACTGCGCCTGGCTGGTGGCGAACGGCTGCGACGGCGTCGTGCCCAACGGCTCGCTCGGCGAGTACCAGGTACTCACCCCCGAGGAGCGCGCCCGAGTGGTGGAGACGGCCGTGGCGGCGGTCGGCGGCGCGCGAGTGATGCCGGGCGTCGCCGCGTACGGCTCCGCCGAGGCCCGCCGGTGGGCCGAGCAGGCGGGCGCGGCGGGCTGCGCCTCGGTGATGCTGCTGCCCCCCAACGCCTACCGTGCCGACGACCGCTCGGTCCTCGCCCACTATGCGGAGGTCGCGAGGTCGGGCCTGCCGGTGGTGGCGTACAACAACCCGATCGACACCAAGGTCGACCTGGTGCCCGAACTCCTCGCCCGACTGCACGGCGAGGGGCACATCCATGGCGTCAAGGAGTTCTCGGGCGATGTCCGCCGCGCGTACCGCATCGCCGAACTCGCCCCTGACCTGGACCTGTTGACCGGCGCCGACGACGTCCTGCTGGAGCTGACCGTGGCGGGCGCCAAGGGCTGGGTGGCCGGCTACCCCAACGCGCTGCCCCGTGCCTCGGTGCAGCTGTACCGCGCCGCGGTGGCCGGCGACCTCGCCACGGCCCTGCCCCTGTACCGGCAGTTGCACCCGCTGCTGCGCTGGGACTCACGGGTGGAGTTCGTGCAGGCCATCAAACTGTCCATGGACGTCGTAGGCCGGTACGGCGGCCCGGTGCGCCCGCCGCGGGTGCCACTGCTCCCCGAGCAGGAGGCCGCGGTCCGTGCGGCCACCGAGAAGGCCGTCGCAGCAGGGCTCGTCTGA
- a CDS encoding FAD/NAD(P)-dependent oxidoreductase, with the protein MTGRAHLAVVGAGPAGLAGALSAAARGVRVTLIDAAGQAGGQFYRQPAPALGARRPEALHHQWRTWRRLADGLARHIAAGRITHLTDHHVWCVQRESDSFTVHALLGPAQEQGVTVRADAVLLATGGYERVLPFPGWTLPGVVTAGGAQAMLKGALVLPGRTAVVAGTGPLLLPVATGLAAAGTRVAALVESAGPTAVLRRAPDLAAHPAKLAEGAWYAALLLRHGVRTLSRHTVLEAHGTDRLTAVTVAALDRTGRIRPGSGRRISCDTLAVGHGMLPHTDLAEALGCTLAGTDVRVDGEQRTDVRGVWAAGETTGIGGAALALAEGHIAGRSAAARLHGTVPDPRAWAAAARVRTRLRAFFAALETVYAPPAGWAERIPDDTVVCRCEEVTAGPVRTAARSLGATDLRTAKLLTRAGMGWCQGRMCAPAVAALTGCPLTAGRRPFARPVPLGVLANLPDDDTAEQ; encoded by the coding sequence ATGACCGGGCGCGCGCATCTCGCCGTCGTCGGAGCGGGCCCGGCGGGCCTCGCCGGGGCGCTGTCCGCGGCCGCCCGGGGCGTCCGGGTCACCCTGATCGACGCGGCCGGCCAGGCGGGCGGGCAGTTCTACCGGCAGCCCGCCCCCGCGCTGGGCGCCCGCCGCCCCGAGGCCCTGCACCACCAGTGGCGCACCTGGCGGCGGCTGGCGGACGGCCTCGCCCGGCACATCGCGGCCGGACGCATCACCCATCTGACAGACCACCATGTCTGGTGTGTGCAGCGGGAGTCGGACTCCTTCACGGTGCACGCGCTGCTCGGTCCCGCACAGGAGCAGGGGGTCACCGTCCGCGCCGACGCGGTGCTGCTGGCCACGGGCGGCTACGAGCGCGTCCTGCCCTTTCCCGGCTGGACGCTTCCCGGAGTCGTCACGGCGGGCGGCGCACAGGCCATGCTCAAGGGTGCTCTGGTGCTGCCCGGCCGGACGGCCGTGGTCGCGGGCACCGGGCCGCTGCTGCTGCCGGTGGCCACCGGGCTCGCCGCGGCGGGGACCCGGGTGGCCGCGCTGGTGGAGTCCGCCGGACCCACGGCCGTACTGCGCCGCGCGCCGGACCTCGCCGCGCACCCCGCCAAGCTCGCCGAAGGCGCCTGGTACGCGGCGCTGTTGCTGCGCCACGGGGTGCGCACGCTGTCCCGGCACACCGTACTGGAGGCGCACGGCACCGACCGGCTGACGGCGGTCACGGTCGCCGCGCTGGACCGCACGGGGCGGATCCGGCCCGGCAGTGGGCGCCGCATCTCCTGCGACACCCTCGCCGTCGGCCATGGCATGCTGCCGCACACCGACCTTGCCGAGGCCCTCGGCTGCACCCTTGCCGGGACGGACGTACGGGTGGACGGCGAGCAGCGCACCGACGTGCGCGGGGTGTGGGCCGCGGGCGAGACCACCGGCATCGGCGGCGCGGCCCTCGCGCTCGCCGAGGGGCACATCGCGGGCCGCTCGGCCGCCGCCCGGCTGCACGGCACCGTCCCCGACCCGCGCGCCTGGGCCGCCGCCGCCCGGGTCAGGACCCGGCTGCGGGCGTTCTTCGCGGCGCTCGAGACGGTGTACGCCCCGCCCGCGGGCTGGGCGGAGCGCATCCCGGACGACACGGTGGTGTGCCGGTGCGAGGAGGTCACCGCCGGCCCTGTCCGTACGGCCGCACGATCGCTCGGCGCCACGGACCTGCGCACCGCGAAACTGCTCACCCGGGCCGGGATGGGCTGGTGTCAGGGCCGGATGTGCGCACCCGCCGTGGCCGCACTGACCGGCTGCCCGCTCACCGCGGGACGCCGGCCCTTCGCCCGCCCGGTACCGCTCGGCGTGCTGGCGAACCTGCCGGACGACGACACAGCCGAACAGTGA
- a CDS encoding (2Fe-2S)-binding protein: protein MNPHELARARPGEAFTATFDGRPVTALPGQTVAAALWAAGVRAWRSTRGTGRPRGVFCGIGVCFDCLVTVNGKADQRACLVPVRPGDEIRTQEGTGRDDGRGAGR, encoded by the coding sequence GTGAATCCACATGAGTTGGCACGGGCGCGGCCTGGCGAGGCCTTCACCGCCACCTTCGACGGTCGCCCCGTCACGGCGCTGCCCGGGCAGACGGTCGCGGCGGCGCTGTGGGCGGCGGGCGTGAGGGCCTGGCGCAGCACGCGCGGCACGGGACGGCCACGCGGGGTGTTCTGCGGGATCGGGGTGTGCTTCGACTGCCTGGTGACCGTCAACGGCAAGGCCGACCAGCGGGCCTGTCTGGTCCCGGTGCGCCCGGGCGACGAGATCCGCACCCAGGAGGGGACCGGACGGGACGACGGCCGCGGGGCGGGGCGATGA